Proteins encoded within one genomic window of Acidovorax sp. 107:
- a CDS encoding histidine phosphatase family protein gives MTELILIRHGETDWNREMRFQGHVDVPLNATGHEQARRLAERLAAERPVVHHLICSDLIRTQQTATPSLQVLFPQARIDTLTDSALREQNFGVVDGKRVDDVKQEHADAWNQWLRFEADYGMPGGETTRQFHTRVMDAVYRIAQQHSGHTVMVVTHGGVLDMIWRTARGTGLDGPRQSDIPNAGLNRVRVSGEAVEVLDWADVRHLADLPEQPVYDQTKLVVR, from the coding sequence ATGACCGAACTCATCCTGATCCGCCACGGCGAGACCGACTGGAACCGCGAAATGCGCTTTCAGGGCCACGTGGATGTACCCCTCAACGCCACCGGCCACGAACAGGCGCGCCGCCTGGCCGAGCGCCTGGCCGCAGAGCGCCCCGTGGTGCATCACCTCATTTGCAGCGACCTCATCCGCACCCAGCAGACCGCCACGCCCAGCCTGCAGGTGCTGTTCCCTCAGGCCCGCATCGACACCCTCACCGACAGCGCCCTGCGCGAGCAAAACTTTGGCGTGGTGGACGGCAAGCGCGTGGACGATGTCAAGCAGGAACACGCCGATGCCTGGAACCAGTGGCTACGCTTTGAAGCCGACTACGGCATGCCCGGCGGCGAGACCACCCGCCAGTTCCACACCCGCGTGATGGACGCCGTCTACCGCATCGCCCAGCAGCACAGCGGCCACACCGTGATGGTCGTTACCCACGGCGGCGTGCTCGACATGATCTGGCGCACTGCACGCGGCACGGGGCTGGACGGCCCGCGCCAGAGCGACATCCCCAACGCGGGGCTCAACCGCGTGCGGGTGAGCGGCGAGGCGGTGGAAGTGCTGGACTGGGCCGACGTGCGGCACCTCGCGGATTTGCCGGAGCAGCCGGTG
- a CDS encoding tetratricopeptide repeat protein — protein MATESGPNPAPPTQALIVDSNATSRSILVGQLREYGVTRIVQCSRVQDARSRLEHTVFDYVLCDQFFGESNYSGQTLLDDLRRAQLLPFSTVFFMVTAEASYAAVAEAAESALDGYLLKPFTPSALFERLSLARLRKIHLKPIFDAIEAEDFEQAAALCVERFEARKPYWLYAARIGSELLLRLGRHDEARTLFEAVIAARALPWAKLGVARAQIESGQAARAITTLQELIGEDASFADAYDVLGRAQVEMGNFAQAIETYRTASTLTPDSVVRLQKLGMMSYYMGDRATATKVLARATMLGIDSKLFDYQSLVLLTFAYYAENDRKGIERCMADFARILERHPSSARIRRFAEVARALQLIQQRQFSQAVESVRGMAREIASSTFDFEAACNLGSLLAVLAVTSIELPEGDSWVLALGMRYANTRGLTELLANACNLHAPYSDLVRDCLQRVNKTAEVAMAQSLGGDPGGAVQNLLAEAERTLNSKLLDMAQQVLLRHGARMTTPEPLQEAIDALRTRIGNTPARAILGQDSERHPGGVALRVRGGADNSAPARLPPPQDSQADDPAPADDDEVGDDDPAAALRMRPPHTP, from the coding sequence ATGGCTACCGAAAGCGGCCCCAATCCCGCCCCACCAACCCAGGCGCTGATCGTGGACAGCAATGCCACGTCGCGCAGCATCCTGGTGGGACAGTTGCGCGAATACGGCGTGACCCGCATCGTGCAGTGCTCGCGTGTGCAAGACGCACGCAGCCGGCTGGAACACACGGTGTTTGACTACGTGTTGTGCGACCAGTTTTTTGGCGAGTCCAACTACTCGGGCCAGACCCTGTTGGACGACCTGCGGCGCGCACAGCTGCTGCCGTTTTCCACCGTGTTCTTCATGGTCACGGCCGAAGCCTCGTACGCAGCGGTGGCTGAGGCTGCCGAGTCGGCCCTGGACGGCTACCTGCTCAAACCCTTCACGCCCAGCGCGCTGTTTGAGCGCCTGAGCCTGGCGCGCCTGCGCAAGATCCACCTCAAGCCCATCTTCGACGCCATCGAGGCCGAGGACTTCGAGCAGGCCGCCGCGCTGTGCGTGGAGCGCTTCGAGGCCCGCAAGCCGTACTGGCTGTATGCCGCGCGCATCGGCTCGGAGCTGCTGCTGCGCCTGGGGCGGCACGACGAGGCACGTACGCTGTTCGAAGCCGTGATCGCCGCGCGCGCCCTGCCCTGGGCGAAGCTGGGCGTGGCGCGTGCACAGATCGAATCGGGCCAGGCTGCCCGCGCCATCACCACCTTGCAGGAGCTGATTGGCGAGGACGCCTCGTTTGCCGACGCCTACGACGTGCTGGGCCGCGCGCAGGTGGAGATGGGCAACTTTGCGCAGGCCATCGAGACCTACCGCACGGCCAGTACCCTCACGCCCGACTCGGTGGTGCGGCTGCAGAAGCTGGGGATGATGTCGTACTACATGGGCGACCGCGCCACCGCCACCAAGGTGCTGGCGCGCGCCACGATGCTGGGCATTGACTCCAAGCTGTTCGACTACCAGTCGCTGGTGCTGCTGACGTTTGCCTATTACGCCGAGAACGACCGCAAGGGCATCGAGCGGTGCATGGCAGACTTTGCCCGCATCCTGGAGCGCCACCCGAGCAGTGCACGCATTCGGCGCTTTGCCGAGGTGGCGCGCGCGCTGCAGCTCATCCAGCAGCGGCAGTTCTCGCAGGCGGTCGAATCGGTGCGTGGCATGGCCCGCGAGATCGCCTCCAGCACCTTCGACTTCGAGGCCGCCTGCAACCTGGGCAGCCTCTTGGCCGTCTTGGCCGTCACGTCCATCGAGTTGCCCGAGGGCGACAGCTGGGTGCTTGCCCTGGGCATGCGCTACGCTAACACGCGCGGCCTGACTGAGCTGCTGGCCAACGCCTGCAACCTGCATGCGCCCTACAGTGACCTGGTGCGCGACTGCCTGCAACGCGTCAACAAGACGGCCGAGGTGGCCATGGCGCAAAGCCTGGGGGGCGACCCCGGCGGTGCCGTGCAGAACCTGCTGGCCGAGGCCGAACGCACTCTCAACTCCAAGCTGCTCGATATGGCCCAGCAAGTGCTGCTGCGCCATGGCGCGCGCATGACCACACCCGAGCCGTTGCAGGAGGCCATCGACGCCTTGCGTACCCGCATCGGCAACACCCCGGCACGGGCCATCCTGGGGCAAGACAGCGAGCGGCATCCGGGTGGCGTGGCGCTGCGGGTACGGGGCGGTGCCGACAACAGCGCACCCGCGCGCCTCCCGCCGCCGCAGGACAGCCAGGCCGATGACCCAGCGCCCGCAGACGATGACGAGGTCGGCGACGACGACCCTGCTGCCGCCCTGCGCATGCGGCCGCCCCATACGCCGTGA
- a CDS encoding BLUF domain-containing protein, which translates to MLVRLLYASRAVDTSPAAIEAILTQSRQHNPGCGITGVLCYGGGVFLQAIEGGRSAVSELYGHIQKDPRHQNVELLHYEEIAERRFGGWTMGQVNLSKINHSILLKYSEKPELDPYAVSGKVSFALLEELMATASIIGRA; encoded by the coding sequence ATGCTGGTACGCCTGCTTTACGCCAGTCGCGCGGTCGATACCTCGCCCGCCGCCATCGAAGCCATCCTGACCCAGTCGCGCCAGCACAACCCGGGCTGCGGCATCACCGGCGTGCTGTGCTACGGCGGCGGTGTGTTCCTGCAAGCCATCGAGGGCGGCCGCTCTGCGGTGAGCGAGCTGTACGGCCACATCCAGAAAGATCCGCGCCACCAAAACGTCGAACTGCTGCACTACGAAGAAATCGCCGAGCGCCGTTTTGGCGGCTGGACCATGGGCCAGGTCAACCTGTCCAAGATCAACCACTCCATCTTGCTCAAATACTCTGAAAAGCCCGAGCTGGACCCGTATGCGGTGTCGGGCAAGGTGTCGTTTGCGCTGCTTGAAGAGTTGATGGCCACCGCCTCCATCATCGGAAGAGCATAG
- a CDS encoding DUF429 domain-containing protein, whose amino-acid sequence MTAMAPQPPFQLLGCDFSSSPTRRKPIMLALGQRQGARVVLTALQPFDTLAAFGQWLVQPGDWVGGFDLPFGLPRELVQALGWPTDWQACMQHYRSLSREQIRAQFAAFCDARPVGGKFAHRATDVPAASSPSMKWVNPPVAYMLHAGLPLLLDAGVHLPGLHAGDPRRVALEAYPGLLAREVLQRRGYKSDDRAKQTPDRLIARKDLVNALELGQTRLGLRLKLSHAQRDALVQDASGDSLDAVLCLLQAAWAEQRHAEGDALYGLPPGLDPLEGWIVTADKP is encoded by the coding sequence ATGACAGCCATGGCACCCCAACCCCCATTCCAGCTGCTGGGCTGCGACTTCTCCAGCAGCCCCACGCGGCGCAAGCCCATCATGCTGGCGCTGGGCCAGCGCCAGGGCGCGCGCGTGGTGCTCACCGCGCTGCAGCCGTTCGACACCCTGGCCGCATTCGGCCAGTGGCTGGTGCAGCCCGGCGACTGGGTGGGCGGGTTCGACCTGCCGTTTGGCCTGCCGCGCGAACTGGTGCAGGCACTGGGCTGGCCCACCGACTGGCAGGCCTGCATGCAGCACTACCGCAGCCTCAGCCGCGAGCAGATCCGCGCGCAGTTTGCGGCGTTCTGCGATGCGCGTCCCGTGGGTGGCAAGTTTGCCCACCGCGCCACCGACGTCCCCGCAGCCTCCAGCCCCTCGATGAAATGGGTGAACCCGCCCGTGGCCTACATGCTGCACGCGGGCCTGCCGCTGCTGCTGGACGCAGGCGTGCACCTGCCCGGCCTGCATGCAGGTGACCCCCGCCGCGTGGCGCTGGAGGCCTACCCCGGCCTGCTCGCGCGCGAAGTGCTGCAGCGCCGCGGCTACAAAAGCGACGACCGCGCCAAGCAGACCCCCGACCGCCTCATCGCCCGCAAAGACCTGGTCAATGCGCTGGAGCTGGGTCAAACGCGCCTCGGTCTCCGCCTCAAGCTCAGCCACGCCCAGCGCGATGCGCTGGTGCAAGACGCCAGCGGCGACAGCCTGGACGCCGTGCTGTGCCTGCTGCAAGCCGCCTGGGCCGAGCAGCGCCATGCCGAGGGCGATGCGCTCTACGGCCTGCCGCCGGGGCTCGATCCGCTGGAAGGCTGGATCGTCACGGCGGACAAGCCCTGA
- the clsB gene encoding cardiolipin synthase ClsB, whose amino-acid sequence MRRKPFAQAPGTGPADDHQVRLLQGAEELFPALIEAMDAAMADIQFETYIFDFTGAGASVAQALMRAAARGVRTHLVVDGVGTGALPKAWAEQLQAAGVLCSVYSPLGPLGLLLPHRWRRLHRKLCVVDGRVLFCGGINVLDDYHDPNYGALEAPRFDFAVRTTGSLVASASDTMEQLWWRMQAVRDARQRRLPEALQALRAASAARHAAQGAKADARPPVRATLVLRDNVRNRSRIEKAYRKAIGAARHEVIIANAYFMPGGKLRRALVMAARRGVRVRLLLQGRYEYFMQYHAARPVYGALLEAGVEIYEYAPSFLHAKVAVIDAQGDRPWATVGSSNLDPLSLLLAREANVVVEDAAFAIDLRQRLVHAMQHAGRRMDPARYAGRPLRQRVLDRVAFGLMRLALWVTGKRY is encoded by the coding sequence ATGAGGCGCAAGCCCTTTGCGCAGGCCCCGGGCACCGGGCCCGCCGATGACCACCAGGTGCGCCTGCTGCAGGGCGCCGAAGAGCTGTTTCCGGCACTCATCGAGGCCATGGATGCCGCGATGGCGGACATCCAGTTCGAGACCTACATCTTCGACTTCACCGGCGCCGGTGCCTCGGTGGCCCAGGCGCTGATGCGCGCGGCAGCGCGCGGCGTGCGCACCCATCTGGTGGTCGATGGCGTGGGCACGGGCGCGTTGCCCAAGGCCTGGGCCGAGCAGCTCCAGGCCGCAGGGGTGTTGTGCAGCGTGTATTCGCCGCTGGGGCCGCTGGGGCTGCTGCTGCCGCACCGCTGGCGGCGCCTGCACCGCAAGCTGTGCGTGGTGGATGGGCGCGTGCTGTTTTGCGGCGGCATCAACGTGCTGGACGACTATCACGACCCCAACTACGGCGCGCTGGAGGCCCCCCGTTTTGACTTTGCAGTGCGGACCACGGGCAGCCTGGTGGCATCGGCCAGCGACACCATGGAGCAGCTCTGGTGGCGCATGCAGGCCGTGCGCGACGCGCGCCAGCGCCGCCTGCCCGAGGCGCTGCAGGCCCTGCGCGCCGCCAGCGCAGCACGGCATGCCGCGCAGGGCGCCAAAGCCGACGCCCGGCCACCCGTGCGCGCTACCCTGGTGCTGCGCGACAACGTGCGCAACCGCAGCCGCATCGAGAAGGCGTACCGCAAGGCCATCGGCGCGGCGCGGCACGAGGTCATCATCGCCAACGCCTACTTCATGCCCGGTGGCAAGCTGCGCCGCGCGCTGGTGATGGCCGCGCGCCGGGGCGTGCGCGTGCGGCTGCTGCTGCAGGGGCGGTACGAATACTTCATGCAATACCACGCGGCCCGCCCCGTGTATGGCGCGCTGCTGGAGGCGGGGGTCGAGATCTACGAGTACGCCCCCAGCTTTCTGCACGCCAAGGTGGCCGTCATCGACGCGCAGGGCGACCGGCCCTGGGCCACAGTGGGCTCGTCCAACCTCGACCCGCTCTCCCTGCTGCTGGCGCGCGAGGCCAACGTGGTGGTGGAAGACGCCGCCTTCGCCATCGACCTGCGCCAGCGCCTGGTGCACGCCATGCAGCACGCGGGCCGCCGCATGGACCCTGCGCGCTATGCCGGCCGCCCGCTGCGCCAGCGGGTGCTGGACCGCGTGGCTTTTGGCCTCATGCGCCTGGCGCTGTGGGTGACGGGCAAGCGGTATTGA
- a CDS encoding endonuclease/exonuclease/phosphatase family protein, with translation MQHDDILRVATYNIHKGVQGIGPARRLEIHNLGLAVEQLDADIVCLQEVRKLHRREAAYFQRWPELPQAEFLAPEGYEAVYRTNAVTKHGEHGNALLTRWPVIGHQHEDISDHRFEQRGLLHVEVDVQGRKVHVIVVHLGLIPGSRIRQIERLQSFIEREVPPGTPLVVAGDFNDWGQLLKRMLAGFGLYEWDAPRTFTYPARLPLAQLDHVYARGLTPLSLHVPRGRIWWRMSDHLPLIAEFGL, from the coding sequence ATGCAACACGACGACATCCTGCGGGTAGCCACCTACAACATCCACAAAGGGGTGCAAGGCATCGGGCCCGCGCGGCGGCTGGAGATCCATAACCTGGGCCTGGCGGTGGAGCAGCTCGATGCCGACATCGTCTGCCTGCAGGAGGTGCGCAAGCTGCACCGGCGTGAGGCGGCGTATTTTCAGCGCTGGCCCGAGCTGCCGCAGGCCGAGTTCCTGGCGCCCGAAGGCTACGAGGCGGTGTACCGCACCAACGCGGTCACCAAACACGGCGAACATGGCAACGCGTTGCTGACCCGCTGGCCCGTGATCGGGCACCAGCACGAAGACATCTCGGACCACCGTTTCGAGCAGCGCGGCCTGTTGCATGTCGAGGTGGACGTCCAGGGCCGCAAGGTGCACGTGATCGTGGTGCATCTGGGCCTGATCCCCGGCAGCCGCATCCGCCAGATCGAGCGCCTGCAGAGCTTCATCGAGCGCGAGGTGCCGCCCGGCACGCCGCTGGTGGTGGCGGGCGACTTCAATGACTGGGGGCAGTTGCTCAAGCGCATGCTGGCGGGCTTTGGCCTGTATGAGTGGGATGCGCCGCGCACCTTCACCTACCCCGCGCGCCTGCCCCTGGCGCAGCTGGACCATGTGTATGCGCGCGGGCTCACGCCGCTGTCGCTGCACGTGCCGCGTGGCCGCATCTGGTGGCGCATGTCAGACCACTTACCCTTGATCGCGGAGTTCGGGCTGTGA
- a CDS encoding DMT family transporter has protein sequence MTFTAFALIILAGLIHACWNIVAKKAGGDSRFAFFTSVIMMVVWAPLGWYLGRDAVPLWGAVEWGFVVASGLLHVAYFVILLRGYRVADLTVVYPLARGSGPLLSSLVAITLLGEQISALGALGIVGVVGGVFLIAGGPGLLQAAHDPAARARVHKGMLYGLLTGAFIASYTVVDGYAVKFLLMSPILVDYMGNFVRVGLLAPVVLRDLPTARTLWLAQWRFALAVAVVSPVAYVLVLYAMQQAPLSHAAPAREVSMLFAALIGGHLLGEGDRLARICGALCIAAGVTALALG, from the coding sequence GTGACCTTCACCGCCTTCGCCCTCATCATCCTCGCCGGCCTCATCCACGCGTGCTGGAACATTGTGGCCAAGAAGGCTGGGGGGGACTCGCGGTTTGCGTTCTTCACCTCGGTGATCATGATGGTCGTGTGGGCGCCGCTGGGCTGGTACCTGGGGCGCGACGCGGTGCCGCTGTGGGGCGCGGTGGAGTGGGGCTTTGTGGTCGCCAGCGGGCTGCTGCATGTGGCTTATTTCGTCATCCTGCTGCGCGGCTACCGCGTGGCGGACCTCACCGTGGTTTACCCGCTGGCGCGGGGCTCGGGGCCGCTCTTGTCGTCGCTGGTGGCCATCACGCTGCTGGGCGAGCAGATCTCGGCGCTGGGTGCCCTGGGCATTGTGGGCGTGGTGGGGGGCGTGTTTCTGATCGCGGGCGGCCCGGGCCTGCTGCAAGCGGCGCACGACCCCGCCGCACGGGCGCGGGTGCACAAGGGCATGTTGTACGGTTTGCTCACGGGCGCATTCATTGCCAGCTACACGGTGGTCGATGGCTATGCGGTCAAGTTTTTGCTCATGTCGCCCATCCTGGTGGACTACATGGGCAACTTTGTGCGCGTGGGGCTGCTGGCGCCGGTGGTGCTGCGCGACCTGCCCACGGCCCGCACGCTGTGGCTGGCGCAGTGGCGTTTTGCCCTGGCCGTGGCGGTGGTGAGCCCTGTTGCCTATGTGCTGGTGCTCTACGCCATGCAGCAGGCACCCCTGTCGCACGCGGCCCCGGCGCGCGAGGTGTCCATGCTGTTTGCCGCGCTGATCGGCGGGCACCTGCTGGGCGAGGGTGACCGCCTGGCGCGCATCTGTGGAGCGCTGTGCATTGCGGCGGGCGTCACGGCCCTGGCATTGGGATGA
- a CDS encoding CsgG/HfaB family protein: protein MRLLTTSPVLLLVTAACLALAGCGEKKTELGQGGSVVTGSAGPQGAQNAARELVRCDAPVATLALAENPNGYIMGSGYQLPASPVPLVKLLAQQSGCFRVVDRAAGLKGTIQEQELKDAGVLRKNNSTVAKGKGYEAQYTLTPSLTFSEQDAGRGLAGVIAMIPVLRDIAGLAGLVEQVKFKEAQTALLLSDNETTEQVAAATGSARTTDLGLGGLVFGKLGGAAGAGWSNTNEGKVIAAAFLDAHNQLVVQARALQAKELPPPVPTTPAVQRPKGG from the coding sequence ATGCGTTTGTTGACAACTTCCCCCGTGTTGCTGCTGGTGACGGCCGCCTGCCTGGCACTGGCCGGCTGTGGCGAGAAGAAGACTGAACTGGGCCAGGGGGGCTCTGTGGTCACGGGTTCGGCCGGGCCGCAGGGCGCGCAGAACGCGGCCCGCGAGCTGGTGCGTTGTGATGCGCCGGTAGCCACCCTGGCGCTGGCCGAGAACCCCAATGGCTACATCATGGGCTCGGGCTACCAGCTGCCGGCGTCGCCGGTGCCGTTGGTCAAGCTGCTGGCACAGCAAAGTGGGTGCTTCCGGGTGGTAGACCGGGCGGCTGGCCTGAAGGGGACCATTCAGGAGCAGGAGCTGAAGGACGCGGGCGTCCTGCGCAAGAACAACTCCACCGTGGCCAAGGGCAAGGGTTATGAGGCGCAATACACGCTCACGCCCAGCCTCACGTTCAGCGAGCAGGATGCGGGCCGGGGCCTGGCCGGTGTGATCGCCATGATCCCGGTGCTGCGCGACATTGCAGGCCTGGCCGGGCTGGTGGAGCAGGTCAAGTTCAAGGAAGCGCAGACGGCCTTGCTGCTGTCCGACAACGAAACCACCGAACAGGTGGCAGCGGCCACGGGCTCTGCGCGCACCACCGACCTGGGCCTGGGTGGCCTGGTGTTTGGCAAGCTGGGCGGCGCTGCGGGTGCGGGCTGGAGCAATACCAATGAGGGCAAAGTCATTGCCGCGGCGTTTCTGGATGCACACAACCAGCTGGTTGTGCAGGCACGCGCGCTGCAGGCCAAGGAGCTGCCCCCGCCCGTGCCCACTACCCCGGCAGTCCAGCGCCCCAAGGGCGGTTGA
- the folE gene encoding GTP cyclohydrolase I codes for MSSQPAADMTPTSPDEGTPVSVKIRERLAAARKRFHANDNIAEFIEPGELEKLLDEVEIKMQGVLDSMVINTEGDHNTNNTARRVAKMYLNEVFRGRYVAQPPITEFPNAEHLNELMIVGPLTVRSACSHHFCPVIGKIWIGVMPNEHTNVIGLSKYARLVDWIMGRPQIQEEAVVQLADLIMEKTQPDGLAIVMEASHFCMSWRGVRDNDSRMINSVMRGVFLKDSALRREFLSLIPGKN; via the coding sequence ATGTCCAGCCAACCTGCCGCCGATATGACGCCCACCTCACCGGACGAAGGCACGCCCGTTTCCGTCAAGATCCGAGAGCGCCTCGCCGCCGCGCGCAAGCGCTTTCACGCCAACGACAACATCGCCGAATTCATCGAGCCCGGCGAGCTGGAAAAGCTGCTCGACGAGGTCGAGATCAAGATGCAGGGCGTGCTCGACAGCATGGTGATCAACACCGAAGGCGACCACAACACCAACAACACCGCGCGCCGTGTGGCCAAGATGTACCTCAACGAGGTGTTCCGCGGCCGCTATGTGGCACAGCCACCCATCACCGAGTTTCCCAACGCCGAGCACCTCAACGAACTGATGATCGTGGGCCCGCTCACCGTGCGCAGTGCCTGCAGCCACCACTTCTGCCCCGTCATCGGCAAGATCTGGATCGGCGTGATGCCCAACGAGCACACCAACGTGATCGGCCTGTCCAAATACGCGCGCCTGGTGGACTGGATCATGGGCCGCCCCCAGATCCAGGAAGAAGCCGTGGTGCAACTGGCCGACCTCATCATGGAAAAGACCCAGCCCGACGGCCTTGCCATCGTGATGGAAGCCAGCCATTTCTGCATGTCCTGGCGCGGCGTGCGCGACAACGACAGCCGGATGATCAACTCGGTCATGCGCGGCGTGTTCCTAAAGGATAGCGCGCTGCGCCGTGAATTTTTGTCCCTCATTCCTGGAAAGAACTGA
- the nudB gene encoding dihydroneopterin triphosphate diphosphatase, giving the protein MTPAPQRPYKLPESVLVVIHTPALEVLLIRRTGGEGHWQSVTGSKDALDEPFAETARREVAEETGIDTQAPGCWLADWALENVYDIWPQWLHRYAPGVVRNRERVFGLCVPPGTPVVLSPREHDAYEWLPWQQAADRCFSASNAEACLLLPRFVCRT; this is encoded by the coding sequence ATGACACCCGCGCCCCAGCGACCGTACAAGCTCCCGGAGTCGGTGCTGGTGGTCATCCACACCCCGGCTCTGGAGGTGCTGCTGATCCGCCGCACCGGGGGTGAGGGGCATTGGCAATCGGTCACCGGCAGCAAAGATGCGCTGGACGAACCTTTTGCAGAAACAGCGCGGCGCGAGGTCGCCGAAGAAACCGGCATCGACACCCAGGCACCGGGTTGCTGGCTGGCCGACTGGGCGCTGGAGAACGTGTACGACATCTGGCCTCAGTGGCTGCACCGTTATGCACCCGGTGTGGTGCGCAACCGCGAGCGCGTGTTTGGCCTGTGCGTGCCCCCGGGGACGCCCGTGGTGCTGAGCCCGCGCGAGCACGATGCCTATGAATGGCTGCCCTGGCAGCAGGCGGCCGACCGGTGCTTCTCTGCGTCCAATGCCGAAGCGTGTCTGCTGCTTCCCCGGTTTGTGTGCCGTACGTGA